The Streptomyces sp. V4I8 genome includes the window GGTCGAGTACGTGGCACTCGAAGAAATCGCGACCAACATCCGCACCTGGCAACTGGCCATCGTCCCAGGTTTGTTGCAGACGCCGGACTATGCGCGAGCGCTTGCGGTCGGCAACGGTCACTGGGAGGACCCGGACGAGATCGAGCCGTTCGTCGAGTCCCGGATGGCCAGGCAGGCTCGGCTGGACGGCGAGAGTCCTCTGGAGCTCTGGGCAGTCGTCCACGAGGCAGCCCTGCGGCAGCTGGTCGGTGGGCGGGACGTCATGCGGGCCCAATTGGAGCACCTGCTGGGCTTGGCGCGGCGTCCGAATGTGAAGCTACAGGTGCTTCCTTATCTCGCAGGTGCCCATCCAGGCATGACCAGCGCCTTCACCATCGTGTCGTTCACCGAGCCCGGCGCGCTGGACGTAGTCCACGTGGATACCGCCTCGTCGACCCTCTGGTTGGAGAGCAATACTGATGCCGACCACCACAACGGGCTCTTCGAGCGCCTCACGCGGCTGAGCCTCGCACAGCGCAACTCGGTCAGATTGATCGACGGGATCCTGAAGGAGATGTAGTCGGCATGCCCGCATACGAGTTCGTCAAGTCCAGCTACAGCGGCGGCAACGCCGGCCAGGAATGCGTCGAAGTCGCCCGCAACATCCCCGGCACCATCGCCCTCCGCGACTCCAAGGACACAGACCGGGCGATACTCCGAATAACGCCGGGAGCCTGGACGGCCTTCCTGCAGGATTGTGAACCGTGCCGTACTCCGAGTTCGTGAAGTCCAGTTACAGCAGCGGCAACGGCGAGTGCATCGAAGTCGCCCGCAACATAGCCGGCACCGTCGCCGTCCGAGACTCCAAGGACGCCGACGGACCAGCACTCCGACTCAGGCCCGGGACCTGGACAGCCTTCCTTCACCTGGTCTCACAGCACGGCTGAAGCACTGTGCGGCGAGGGCCGCGCCTCACCCGACTGGCCGGTCCGAAGCAGCCTCCCGCTCAAACCCACTGCTGTGCTCGACCCTGGCGATATGCAGCGCGTACCGCTCATACCAGTGCGCACGCCCGTGCGCCTTGGCCGCACGATGCTCCGCATGATCGCGCCACTGCTCGATGCCGGCGAGGTCCCTGAAGTAAGCGACGGTGATCGAGAGACCGCCGGGGGCGCGGGCGGAGTCCTCGCCGAGGAACCCGGGGATCTCCTTGACGAGCTCGCCCATGCGCTGGGCGGTCGCGCCGTATCCGCCCTCCCCGTCGGTGCGTACGGAGGTGAACACGACGGCGTAGTACGGAGGTTCGTGAGCGGGGACGGGGACGGAGACGGGGACAGGAACGACAGGTGCTATGCGGTGATCACTCATGTCACCTACGGTCGGCTCCCGCACCACGCGGCGTCCAGGTTCCTTGCCGAAAGGGATCCGGGAGGGATCCAACTCTTTACCGTCCCCGCTGCCGGCGGTCTATGAGCACCTCGGCCGCCTGCCGCTACCAGGCCGACGAGGGCGAGGCAGTCACCTGCTGGCGCCGGTCAGAACAACCCGTCCTGCACGCTCACGTCCTCCCTGAACGCCCGCAGAGGCAGCGAGAGTTCGTCACCGACGGCCGGAATCAGCTCCCACCCCCGCATCAGCCGCGTATCGACGACAACCACCCCACCGCCCGTCTCCACATGCAGATCCGGCCCCGCAGCCGCCACCAACCGCCCGCTCACCACCCCGCCCGCGACAAGCTCGGTCACCTCTCCGACAGCGGCAGGGAGATCGGCTAGCCCGAACACCCCGGCGTGATCGACAGGTTGGCAGGGCTCACGGTCGAGTGACTCCGGCCAGGCGGGGAGGGCGACGGCGCGGGTGTGCAGGTCCGCCACCTCGGCCGCCCGCTCCGCCGCCGACGCCGGCAGCGCGGAACGTACGGCCCGCTTGGCGGCGTACGGGAGGCGGTCCGGCACCCGGAGTGCGGCCCGCAGCAGTTCTTCGGTGCGCCGGGCCGCCATCAGCGGGCCGACGCCGAGCCAGCTGAAGCAGATCGCCCCCTGCTCCAGCAGCCGTGCCGAGCCGCGCTCAAGGGCGGTGATGCCGACCTTGGTCATGCCGGGGCCGAACCAGGCCAGATATACGTGGTACGGGCGCGGATCGTCCGCGATCGTGTCGGCGGCCACCGAGTGCGCCCGGTCCAGCCGCGCGCACTCCTCGCAGCGCGCCCCCGTACTCCGCCCGGGCACGATCGCCCGCACCGGACAGGCATGCCCCCGCGCTCCCAGGCATGTCCGCACGCCCCCTTCCGCGACCCCGAAGGCCACCCGTTTCCCCCAGGTCAGCGCGGAGCGCCGGCCGCCGTCCCATGCCAGCTCAGGGCCGTCCGCCGACCATCGCAGACCCGAGCATCTCCACGCCTGTGCCATCGCTCTTCGAGCCTAGAGGCAGGCACTGACAACGCCCGTCCCGTCTCAACGCGCTTCGGCGACCGCCGGCTCCTGCTCCCCGGTGACGACGACCGGCACGGCCTCCGTCGCCCTCGCCGCCGCACGCCGTCCCCGTCCCGCCAGCCGGCACGACCAGCACTCCGCATGCCCGTCCCGCGCGCTCAGGTCGCGCGTCCCCATCCGCCACTGGCCCCGAGGCCGTACACCCGGCGGCTTGCCCCAGCCGGAAAGGTGCAGGCCCCAGGTGATGAGCACGCTCACCGCCACGATGCCCAGCCCGCCTGTGATCAGCACGGCCGAGACCATGCATATCCCCGCCCCCACGACGGCGGAACCGATCGTCGCGATCGCGGTTCCGGTCCATCCTGCGACCGTATGTCCCTCGTCATACTGGCTCATGTGCCTGCTCCCTCTCCCGGGATCCCTCACAATGTAAGAAGTTTAGCGACTAAATCTCTCACGAGCTAAGGCAATCCGAAAAGATGCAAGCCAAGCCGCGTCCCACCGCCACCCCGGCCCAGGCGCTGGACGCGATGGACTCCCTCATCGCGGCCCACCTGCTCGGCCAGCAGGAGATGGCCCAGCGGCTGGGCCTGAACATCACCGACCTGCTCTGCTTCGGCTGCGTCCTGAAGGCCGGCGAGAACCTCCTCACGGCGGGCGACCTCGCGGAACACGCCCACGTCACCACCGGCGCGATGACCGGCATCCTCAACCGCCTGGAACGCGCCGGCTTCGTCACCCGCCGCCCCGACCCGGCCGACCGGCGCCGCGTCCGCGTGGCCGCCGTCCCCTCCGCGGTCACCCGGGTCGAGGCCCTCTACGGCCCCTACTACGCCCGTCTGATCGACCTCTTCGCCGACTACTCCGCCGACGAGATCGCCGTACTCACGGACTGGTTCACCCGCACGACGGGCCTCGCACAGGACTACATCGACGAACTCCGCGGCCAGGACAAGGGCTGACGGCAGGTCTGATCGGGCCGCCGGTCGGGAGGCGCACCCGACCTCGCATGGTGGAGCCTGCCCCACCATCGGTCCGGTAGAGCACTCCATCGTTTTCGCGGGCGGACAACGGAATCGTGGACCTCGGTTGATCCCGGCTGAAACCGGTCGACTCGGGCTGAAGCCCGGTTGATACCGGCTGAAGCCCGACTGAGGCACCGCTGAAGCCGCGCCGGGATGAGCTGAGTCCCTCAGAGGACAGGCCCGCCCGGAAGGAAACCGTCATGGAGTCGCAGCGCCCGTCGATGTCGCAGCGCCCGTCGATGTCGCAGCGCCCGTCGATACCGAGCCGGTCGATGCCGAGCCCGTCGGCGGCAAGCTGGGTGCCGAGCCCGTCGGTACCCAGCACCTCGAAACCCGGCCCCTCGAAGCCCGGCCCCTCGAAGCCTGCCCCCTCCAAGCCCGGCCCCCTCTCCTCCTTCGTCCGTTTCGTCGTGTGCGGCGGCGGTGTCGGGCTCCTCTCCAGCGCCGCCGTGCCGCTGTTGGCCACGGCGATGCCCTGGGCACTCGCGAACGCCCTGATCACCGTCGCCTCCACCCTCCTGTGCACCGAGCTGCACGCCGTGTTCACCTTCGGCACCGGACGCCGCCCGGGGCTGCGGCAACACCTGCAGGCCTCCGGGTCGGCCGTCGCCGCCTATCTGGCCACGACCGCCGCGATGCTCGTACTCCACGCGGTCCAGCCCTCTCCCACGCTGCTCCGGGAGCAGGCCGTCTACCTCACCGCCTCCGGGCTGGCCGGCATCGGCCGGTTCCTGGTGCTGCGGCTGTTCGTGTTCGCCGAGCGGAGGAAGCAGGCGGCTCCGGCTCGGGCTGCCTCGGCCCGGACGGCCTTGGCCCGGACCGCCTCGGCTCAGGCCGGCCCTGCTCGGATGATCCCGGCTCAGTCCCTCGGTGCCCTGTCCGTCAACGACCTCTCCCTCAACGCCCTCTCCGTCAAGGCACTCTCCGTCAAGGCCCTCTCCCCCAACGCCCTCACCACCGGCCCCCACCGCCCCGCGTACTCCCCGATGACCCCGTCCATCGCATAGCTGCGTTCTCACCGCCGTTCACCCCCTGCCGCCTCCAGGTACTCGGTGACCCGCTCCGTCGGCCACACCTCACCGATCTTGTGCCGGATGTCGAAGAGGTTCGCCGCGTGTATGTCCGGGTCCCGGTCGCCGACCGCCTCCTCCACGACGATCGGGACGAACCCGTGCTGCATGGCGTCCAGGGCGGTGGCCCGTACGCAACCGCTCGTGGTCAGGCCGCCGATGAGGAGGGTGTCGATGCGGTGGGCGGTGAGATAGGCCGCCAGTGCGGTGCCGAAGAAGGCGCTGGGGTATTGCTTGGTCACCGTCAACTCGGCCGGCGTGGGGGTGAGTCCGTCGATGAAGTCGCCGTACGGGCTGCCCTCGGCGAAGACCCGTAGCGTCGGCACCTTGCGGAAGAAGACACCGCCGTCGCTGCCGTCGAACCGGAACCGCACACGCGTGACGACCACGGGAATCCGCGCGCGCCGGGCGCCCGCCAGCAGCGCCCTCATCGCGTCCACGGCCGGTTCGACCCCGGCGTAGAGAGGGCATTCGGGGTCCACGTACGCGCGCGCCGGGTCCACCAGGAGCAGGGCCGGGGAGGTGCCGGGGGAGAGGTGCCCGCCCAAGCCGGCCCGCTCGTAGTCGTCCTCCTGGGACTCCTCCTGGGACCTCTCCTGGGACTCCTCCCGCGCCTCCTCACGCGCGGCCCGCCGCCCGGAACCGGTCACGCCCGGCGGCTCTTCATCAGCGGCTGGATCCGCGTGCCGAAGTTCTCGATGCCGTCCAGGAAGTCGTCGAAGACCAGCATGATCCCCTTGGTGCCGTTGACCTCCGCCACCTCGTCGAGCATCCTCGCGACGGTCTCGTACGACCCCACGAGCGTGCCCATGTTGAAGTTCACCGCGCCCTCGGGCAGCACGATGGTGCGGGCGGTCGAGGAGTCGTCGGCGGTGATGTCCGAGGCCGATTCGCCCGCCATGTACGCCAGTGCGGCGCGGTCGGCGTTGTCGTGGTAGTCCTGCCACTTGGCCTGCGCGGTCTCGTCGGTCTCGTCCGCGATGACCATGAAGAGGGAGAGCGCGCCGACGTCCCGGCCGGTCTCGCGCGCCGCGTCCACGAGCGTGGCCGTGGTGTCGGCGAACGCGAGCGGGGTGTTGACGCCGCTGCCGAGGATGAAGTTGTAGTCGGCGTGCTCGGCGGCGAACCGCATGCCGGTGTTGCTCTGGCCCGCTGCAACGATGTCGATGTGCCCGTCCGCCGGGCGCGGCGACAGCACGCAGTCGTCCATCTCGTAGAACTCGCCCTTGAAGTTGCTGACGCCCTCGCGCCACAGCTCCTTCATCACGGTGACGTACTCGACGGCGCGGTCGTAGCGGTTCCCGAAGTGCTCGTCGCCGGGCCACAGGCCCATCTGGGAGTACTCGCCGGGCGCCCAGCCGGTGACGATGTTGATGCCGAAGCGGCCGGGGGCGATCGAGTCGACCGTCGTGGCCATACGGGCGACGATCGCCGGGGGCAGGACGAGGATCGGCGTGGAGGCGTACAGCTTGATCCGCTCCGTGACCGCGGCCAGGCCCGCCATCAACGTGAACGACTCCAGGCAGTGGTCCCAGAACTCGGTGTCGCCGCCGAACCCCTTGAGCTTGATCATCGACAGCGCGAAGTCGAGCCCGTGCTCCTCGGCTTTCTGCACGATGGCCTTGTTCAGCTCGAACGTGGGCAGGTACTGGGGCGAACTCTTCGATATGAGCCAGCCGTTGTTGCCGATGGGGATGAATACGCCGATGTCCATGACACTCCTCAGCGGGTCGGGGGATCCCGGGTGATGCTAAGCCGTGTACATCAACTCAACGTTAGATATGGGCTGTTGACGTCGTGTCGACCGACCGCGTGCGGGGCGTGAGGATCTTGCGAACGATCGATTCGGTTGAGTGCGGAACGGTAGGGTCCACGTCATGAACGCTCGGCTGACCCTGCTCGGCACGGTGGCCCCCGGTGTCGCGGAAAGCGAGGTCTTCCGGCTGGCCCTGCAGCACGCGGTGGGCGAGCTGGGCGCGCTGGGCGGCATGATCCATCTCCGTGGCCCGATGTCCGCGCTGCGCCTGGTGTCGACGGCCGGTCTCCCGCCCGGCCTCACCCGCGCCTGGGAGATCATCGACCAGGAGGGGCCGCTGGCCCCGGCCCGTGCGCTGCATGAGGGGGGCGGGGTCTGGGTCCCGTGGGGCACGGCCGAGGCGGACGGTTCCCCGTCCGGCTCTCCGGTCCGCCCCTCGGCCGGCTCTCCGGCCCGCTCCTCCACCGGGTCTTCGGCCCGCTCCTCGACCGGCTTTCCGGCCCGCCCCGCGTCCGGCTCTCCGATCCACCCCGCGTCCGGTTCTCCGATCTGCCCCTCGGTCGGCTCTCCGGCCCATTCCTCGACCGGTTCCACGGTCCACTCCGCGACCGGTTCTACGGTCCACTCCGCGACCGGCGACCTGACGGGCTCATCGACCGGCCCCTCGACCGGCCCCATGGTCGGCTCCCCGACCAGCTCCACGCTCGGCGGCTCCCCAACCGGCTCCATGCTCGGCGGCTCCCCGGCCGCCTCCCCAACCGGCTCCCCGCCCCGCCCCACCGCATCCGCCACCGCATCCGCCACCGCTGTCTTCCCGACCGCCGCCTGGCCCGGCACCGGCCTGGCCGCCCTGCCGATGTACCGGGGCCGGCGCAGCACCGGCGCCCTCAGTGTCCTGATGGGCGACCAGGGCGAACCGGGCCCCGAGCACTGGGAGTTCCTGCGCTCCGTCGTCGCCTGGACCGAGGAACGCATGATCCAGGCACCGCCGACGGCCGGCCCCTCCCGGCCCGTGCAGCCGGAGCAGAGCGGCGAACGCCTGCGCCAGGCGCTGAAGGAGGTCAGCGTCGGCTCCTGGGACTGGAACATCCAGACCGGCGAGCTGCTCTGGGACGAGGCGGCGCTGGAGCTGTACGGCACCCGGCCGGAGGACTACATCGGGCTGGTCGAGAACTGGATGAGGTGCGTCCACCCCGACGACCTGGCTCCGACGCTGGCGCTGGTGGACCGGGCGATCCTGGAGCACGGCGTGTTCGAGGCCGAGTACCGGGTGCGCAAACTGGACGGCAGCTGGGGCTGGACGCAGGCCCGCGGCAGGGCGACGTACGACGACAACGGCGAGCCCCACCGGATGATCGGCGTCGGCTGGGACAGCAACGAGCCGCGCTCCGCCCGTGACGCGCTGAGCCGGGCCCTGCGGCACATGAGCGACGGCTTCCTCGCGATGGACGACGACTGGCGGATCACCTTCGCCAACCTGGAGGCCGAACGCACCCTCGGCTTCTCCGAGGAGGAGCTGATCGGCCGCCTGCTGTGGGACCTGCCCGCCGCCGAGCAGGTACCCGGCCTGGAGATCCGCTGCCGGCAGGCCGCCGCCGCGGAGAAGTCCGTCAGCTTCGACGTACGGCTGCCGAACGGCCGCCTGTGCCACCTCCGGTTCGTCCCGGGCCCCGACGGCCGCACCATCTACTTCACCGACGTCACCGAGAAGCGGCGGCTGCAGGAGGAACGCAGGTCCGCCGAGCGCGCCGCGACCGAACGGGCCGCACGGATAGCGGAGTTGACGGCCGCGCTCGCCAAGGCGACGACGTCGAAGGACGTGGTGGACGCGGTCGCGCGCCGGGTGCTGCCGCCGTTCGAGGCGACCGGTCTGGTGGTGCAGGCCGTCGAGGGCGACCGGCTGCACACCGTCGGGTCCGTCGGCTACCCGGAGGACATCCTCGCCCTCCTCGACGGCCGCGAACGTACGGAACCAAGCCCGCTGTGGGACGCGATCATCGCGGGCACGCCGCTGTTCCTGTCCTCCCCGCGGGAGTTCGCCACCCGCTACCCCGAGCTGGCCGACCTGCCCGCCCGCGCCGGCAAGCAGGCCTGGGCGCTGCTCCCGCTGACCGCCTCGGGGCACACCTTCGGCATCTGCGCGGTCACCTTCGACCACCCGCGCCGCCTCACCGACGAGGAGCGCACCCTCCTCACCACCACCAGCGCCCTGGTCGCCCAGGCCCTGGAGCGGGCCCGCCTCTTCGACGCCGAGCACACCCGGTCCCGCGAACTCCAGCGCAGCCTGCTCCCCCGCGACCTGCCCGCCCTCCCCGCCTGCACGGCCGCCGCCCGCTATCTCCCGGCCGGCCAGGGCATGGACGTGGGCGGCGACTGGTACGACATCATCCCGCTGTCCGGCGGGCAGGTCGCCCTGGTCGTCGGCGACGTCATGGGCCACGGCCTGCCCGAGGCGGCGACGATGGGCCGGCTGCGCACGGCCGTCCACACCCTGGCCGACCTCGAACTGCCGCCCGACGAGATCATGAGCCACCTCAACGACATCGTCGGCGGCATGGGCGAGGAGTCGTACGTGACGTGTCTGTACGCGCTGTACGACTCCACGACCCGCGTCTGTTCCATATCCAGGGCGGGTCACCCGCCGCCGGCCCTGCTGCACCCCGACGGCACGGTGGTGTTCCCGCCTCTGTCGGCCGACCCGCCGCTCGGCGCGGCGGAGCCCCCCTTCGAGACGACGGAGATCCCGGTCCCCGAGGGCAGCGTGCTGGTGCTCTACACCGACGGCCTGGTGGAGTCGTCCAAGCGGGAGATGGACGAGGGCATGGCGGCACTCGCCGACGTCCTGCGCACCGCGCACGCGGACGGTACGGCGACGGACCTGGAACACCTCTGCGAGCGCGTCACCTCCGCCCTTCTGCCCGCCGACCACCAGGCGGCCGACGACGCGGCCTTCCTGCTGGCCCGCCTGCACGCACTGCCCGCCTCCCGCATGGCCTCCTGGCCCCTGCCCAAGGACCCCAGGGCGGCCGGCCAGGCCCGCAGCCTGATCCGCGAGCAGCTCGCGGCCTGGGACCTGGAGGCCCTCACCCCCACCACCGAACTCCTGGCCAGCGAACTCGTCGGCAACGTCATCCGC containing:
- a CDS encoding DUF2797 domain-containing protein → MAQAWRCSGLRWSADGPELAWDGGRRSALTWGKRVAFGVAEGGVRTCLGARGHACPVRAIVPGRSTGARCEECARLDRAHSVAADTIADDPRPYHVYLAWFGPGMTKVGITALERGSARLLEQGAICFSWLGVGPLMAARRTEELLRAALRVPDRLPYAAKRAVRSALPASAAERAAEVADLHTRAVALPAWPESLDREPCQPVDHAGVFGLADLPAAVGEVTELVAGGVVSGRLVAAAGPDLHVETGGGVVVVDTRLMRGWELIPAVGDELSLPLRAFREDVSVQDGLF
- a CDS encoding MarR family winged helix-turn-helix transcriptional regulator, whose protein sequence is MQAKPRPTATPAQALDAMDSLIAAHLLGQQEMAQRLGLNITDLLCFGCVLKAGENLLTAGDLAEHAHVTTGAMTGILNRLERAGFVTRRPDPADRRRVRVAAVPSAVTRVEALYGPYYARLIDLFADYSADEIAVLTDWFTRTTGLAQDYIDELRGQDKG
- a CDS encoding DUF397 domain-containing protein is translated as MPAYEFVKSSYSGGNAGQECVEVARNIPGTIALRDSKDTDRAILRITPGAWTAFLQDCEPCRTPSS
- a CDS encoding HGxxPAAW family protein, translated to MSQYDEGHTVAGWTGTAIATIGSAVVGAGICMVSAVLITGGLGIVAVSVLITWGLHLSGWGKPPGVRPRGQWRMGTRDLSARDGHAECWSCRLAGRGRRAAARATEAVPVVVTGEQEPAVAEAR
- the rutA gene encoding pyrimidine utilization protein A; this encodes MDIGVFIPIGNNGWLISKSSPQYLPTFELNKAIVQKAEEHGLDFALSMIKLKGFGGDTEFWDHCLESFTLMAGLAAVTERIKLYASTPILVLPPAIVARMATTVDSIAPGRFGINIVTGWAPGEYSQMGLWPGDEHFGNRYDRAVEYVTVMKELWREGVSNFKGEFYEMDDCVLSPRPADGHIDIVAAGQSNTGMRFAAEHADYNFILGSGVNTPLAFADTTATLVDAARETGRDVGALSLFMVIADETDETAQAKWQDYHDNADRAALAYMAGESASDITADDSSTARTIVLPEGAVNFNMGTLVGSYETVARMLDEVAEVNGTKGIMLVFDDFLDGIENFGTRIQPLMKSRRA
- a CDS encoding antibiotic biosynthesis monooxygenase, encoding MSDHRIAPVVPVPVSVPVPAHEPPYYAVVFTSVRTDGEGGYGATAQRMGELVKEIPGFLGEDSARAPGGLSITVAYFRDLAGIEQWRDHAEHRAAKAHGRAHWYERYALHIARVEHSSGFEREAASDRPVG
- a CDS encoding SpoIIE family protein phosphatase — protein: MNARLTLLGTVAPGVAESEVFRLALQHAVGELGALGGMIHLRGPMSALRLVSTAGLPPGLTRAWEIIDQEGPLAPARALHEGGGVWVPWGTAEADGSPSGSPVRPSAGSPARSSTGSSARSSTGFPARPASGSPIHPASGSPICPSVGSPAHSSTGSTVHSATGSTVHSATGDLTGSSTGPSTGPMVGSPTSSTLGGSPTGSMLGGSPAASPTGSPPRPTASATASATAVFPTAAWPGTGLAALPMYRGRRSTGALSVLMGDQGEPGPEHWEFLRSVVAWTEERMIQAPPTAGPSRPVQPEQSGERLRQALKEVSVGSWDWNIQTGELLWDEAALELYGTRPEDYIGLVENWMRCVHPDDLAPTLALVDRAILEHGVFEAEYRVRKLDGSWGWTQARGRATYDDNGEPHRMIGVGWDSNEPRSARDALSRALRHMSDGFLAMDDDWRITFANLEAERTLGFSEEELIGRLLWDLPAAEQVPGLEIRCRQAAAAEKSVSFDVRLPNGRLCHLRFVPGPDGRTIYFTDVTEKRRLQEERRSAERAATERAARIAELTAALAKATTSKDVVDAVARRVLPPFEATGLVVQAVEGDRLHTVGSVGYPEDILALLDGRERTEPSPLWDAIIAGTPLFLSSPREFATRYPELADLPARAGKQAWALLPLTASGHTFGICAVTFDHPRRLTDEERTLLTTTSALVAQALERARLFDAEHTRSRELQRSLLPRDLPALPACTAAARYLPAGQGMDVGGDWYDIIPLSGGQVALVVGDVMGHGLPEAATMGRLRTAVHTLADLELPPDEIMSHLNDIVGGMGEESYVTCLYALYDSTTRVCSISRAGHPPPALLHPDGTVVFPPLSADPPLGAAEPPFETTEIPVPEGSVLVLYTDGLVESSKREMDEGMAALADVLRTAHADGTATDLEHLCERVTSALLPADHQAADDAAFLLARLHALPASRMASWPLPKDPRAAGQARSLIREQLAAWDLEALTPTTELLASELVGNVIRHAKGPLRLRLLHGASLICEVFDGSLTMPRIRRATETDEGGRGLQLVTALSQRWGTRYTPTGKCIWTEQAVQPTPDAVRGGPAPDALEQMFLSVAGLGEDFDGDLDALAFGDSEF
- a CDS encoding isochorismatase family protein gives rise to the protein MTGSGRRAAREEAREESQERSQEESQEDDYERAGLGGHLSPGTSPALLLVDPARAYVDPECPLYAGVEPAVDAMRALLAGARRARIPVVVTRVRFRFDGSDGGVFFRKVPTLRVFAEGSPYGDFIDGLTPTPAELTVTKQYPSAFFGTALAAYLTAHRIDTLLIGGLTTSGCVRATALDAMQHGFVPIVVEEAVGDRDPDIHAANLFDIRHKIGEVWPTERVTEYLEAAGGERR
- a CDS encoding DUF397 domain-containing protein, which encodes MPYSEFVKSSYSSGNGECIEVARNIAGTVAVRDSKDADGPALRLRPGTWTAFLHLVSQHG
- a CDS encoding helix-turn-helix domain-containing protein produces the protein MGNNPDRGRTITTVLGRRLGGELLHMRESCGLRQMQAAEALTASVTKVAKIERGQVPMRDPDVRALCHLYGQNDEVVIGKLLALAKADRERRKAHGWWNQYPQLQSMVEYVALEEIATNIRTWQLAIVPGLLQTPDYARALAVGNGHWEDPDEIEPFVESRMARQARLDGESPLELWAVVHEAALRQLVGGRDVMRAQLEHLLGLARRPNVKLQVLPYLAGAHPGMTSAFTIVSFTEPGALDVVHVDTASSTLWLESNTDADHHNGLFERLTRLSLAQRNSVRLIDGILKEM